In Gossypium arboreum isolate Shixiya-1 chromosome 5, ASM2569848v2, whole genome shotgun sequence, a single genomic region encodes these proteins:
- the LOC128293192 gene encoding uncharacterized protein LOC128293192 isoform X1 gives MLLPSLHIVQEGGSVRNVVRILHGRRQECKWAILCGVSCTYSSANPNENVLISFKLPQQQVFNFDLGFCMKKNPSGLLLGVSCTYIVRRLEGKFYRMFYAFYSWLHK, from the exons ATGCTCCTACCTTCG CTTCACATTGTGCAAGAAGGGGGATCCGTCAG GAATGTTGTTCGTATCTTGCATGGTAGAAGACAAGAATGCAAATGGGCCATCTTATGTGGAGTTTCTTGTACATATTCATCGGCAAATCCAAATGAAAATGTCTTGATAAGTTTCAAGCTTCCTCAACAACAGGTATTCAATTTTGATTTGGGATTTTGCATGAAGAAGAATCCGAGTGGCCTCCTACTCGGAGTTTCTTGTACATATATTGTGCGGCGATTGGAGGGAAAGTTTTACAGAATGTTTTATGCATTTTACAGTTGGCTTCACAAGTAG
- the LOC128293192 gene encoding uncharacterized protein LOC128293192 isoform X2, with translation MLLPSLHIVQEGGSVRNVVRILHGRRQECKWAILCGVSCTYSSANPNENVLISFKLPQQQLASQVVMALGDQKLHTNIVISYLISIIYFLKPQF, from the exons ATGCTCCTACCTTCG CTTCACATTGTGCAAGAAGGGGGATCCGTCAG GAATGTTGTTCGTATCTTGCATGGTAGAAGACAAGAATGCAAATGGGCCATCTTATGTGGAGTTTCTTGTACATATTCATCGGCAAATCCAAATGAAAATGTCTTGATAAGTTTCAAGCTTCCTCAACAACAG TTGGCTTCACAAGTAGTGATGGCACTTGGAGATCAAAAGCTGCACACAAACAttgtaatttcatatcttatatcAATTATTTATTTCCTGAAACCCCAATTTTGA